The stretch of DNA ATTTACTGAAAATGGCCCGGTGTTTCTGGAACTCAGTATAGTCGTCGAGTTCGTGGTCACCGAGTTCTTTGTCACTGAGTCCGTAGCCACCGCTGTCCATACTACCGACTCGCGAGCGCGTGAGAAGAGTGTGAAACGTCTGGGGGTTCTCGGAATAGTCCTCGAGATCGTCAGCGCTACCTGTACCGCTACCCGGCGAGGCCTGGTCCTGTTTGGGTGCAGGGACGCTATGGTGTCCGAATGCCATCGTATCCCTTTCAATGGGGCGTAGTCTTTtcccttcctcctcttcgtctttttcttcttcccggGTGCTTAACATATTAATTacggcgcccgcgatggACCTGCTCATGGGATTAGACTTGTCTTTTGACGCTTGACAATTGAAACGTACTCCCGCCATCTGAGCACCGTCTTTGCCAAGCCCTGGTGCAAACGACTCGGGTCTTCATGGCCGACTGCCCTAGCAAAGCTTTTGAGAAGGCGTGGAAGCGCGGCTGCAAGCGAGTCACGCTCCTTTGCCGACAAATTTTGTGAAGAAATGGCGATTGCGATCTCCTTTGCGAAACTGTGAATGTACGGCCTCTTCCAGAAGGCTTGAGCCTCTTGATCGTTCAGTCTTTCTGCGTGGGATTCCCGCTTATCCTTCTTTACCACTTGTTGCGCCGACTCTGACGGACTATGATCAGAGGCttgctgccgttgcgcttCTGATGCAGGGCCAGACTCGGTGGCATTctgaggcggcgcgcgaacATCGTCAgggtcggccttggccgttGGACCTACGGAGCTGATGTATACTGAAGTTGGCGCTGTGGAATTGCTGGCTTCTGATTGCTCTGGAGCACTCATATCGAGACTCCTGGCGTCAAAGGCGGTATCGCCCTTGGGCACATTGGGCGCGATGGGTTTCCATGATCCCAGGGTTTCCAAAACGTCCAAGGGGGTGGCGTTTGAGGTGAAAATTCCCCTTTCATCACTTGCGATTGATGAGGATGAGAGGTATTGACCATCAGACCGGAAAGCGTCTGACTGCACTTGGTGTCGCTGTTTGTGGCTTTCAAGAAGGTCAGCCCGATGGAAGACCTTCCCGCAGCCCGGGAACCGGCATGAGAACTCGGGCTCTTTGTGGCTGAGCTGATGGCCCCTGTGGCACTGCGTGAGCACAGAAGACTCCAACGTTCGAGTGCTTTTCGTACCGAAGATTCTCTAAGCGTGTGAATGTCTGAACAAAGTAACAGGTCAAAAATCAAATCATCGCTTCAGGGCATCATTCTCAGTCTTGCCTTTCGCGGCTTGCAGACGTCACATGTATATACGGCCAGTGATTtcctggccgacgacaaccGTCTACTAAGGACaggagccgtcgccggcgcgaaAGGCAGGGGATCTTCCGCGCCAGCAAAATTTGACGCTGCCTCGGACTGTTTGCCTGGCGACTTCTCGAGccgcggctcctcctccccgggGGGACAGTCGGGCGGAGTGTGAGCCATGGTCGGGCTGATCGGACGTCGGTTCCATTGAATCACTGACTGCGACATAGGTCTGGTATGCAAGTCAAGTCAATATAGCGACGCGTGATGGAAGAGCAAAAGCGCGGATCGTGAAGAGGCCGACAACTCCAGTCATCACTTGGCCGTTGAAAGGCGGCGGGGTCGTAGGCGGCGGGGTCGTAGGCGGCGTCATGCGGGCACTACTGCCGCCGCGTCAAGGCCGAAATTCCTTCATCAGGCTCATTGGACAGGtcagccgctgctgcaggttcaaggcggcagcagcacatgCTGGCTAGTCGAGTGAGGCTGCCGTCATCTTCCATGGAGGGGGCTGAGCAGCCGGCCTCGTGCAGCCAATCCATGCCGGGGTTGGGGTTGCTCGCTTGGTCGCTGGCTGCATGAACAGCGGCTCGGCTTGTGGGACAGtgtcgtgtgtgtgtaaCGAAGTTGTTCGTGATGCGATTCACGGTGCTTGACTGTGGCGGCTCGAGCCGGGCGGTCCTTTTAAACGACAAACCCCCTTTCCCCGACGTGTAGGTggtgggcggtgggcggtgggcggtgggcggtGCCTTCCGCACATTTGTTCAGGGCAAGCCTTGACCACGTTTAATGAGAAGAGACGTGTTATTTATTCACGTGCTATCTGGACAACACTCATTTTTTCTTTGGCCACTACTGATACTAGGTGCCAAAGGCGGCCGAAAGAGGCATGAGGCGATAGCATTGCTTGTTACTCGCCCCCCGCGATGCCTGCAAACTGCTACTAtagcccagcagcagggtcGTATATGATGCCTACAATGTCTGTGGTGCCGGTGATGCCCCTGGTGGCTGACTAGAAAGCAGTTGTCATCCAAGGAACACGTCTCTAACAAAGTTCGTCACGTCATTCGCACAACTCTCAGTAGAGCTCACAATCGCGGGCCTGCGCTGATATCCAACTAGGTCCATACCTATACCTTCCCGAGTCCTACCGACAGTCACTCGACGAGCAGCATGTCGAGCATGTCGGCCCTAGTCTTGGGCAGCTCCAagcccctcgccctctccgccctcctcgcgctGGCCATCCAGCCCCGTGGGAcctgcacgccgccctcttTGCCGAGGATCAtctccgcgacggcgacgccgcaccgcgccgcgacTGGCATGCCGTGGCCCGTGTAGCCCGCGCTGATCCAAAGCCCCTTTTCTacgtcgtcggtgccgacgacaccactgctgctgctgctgctggtgagcGACGCCGGCACACGCCCTACCCAGGGCATGTGGTCGCGAGAGTACCCCATGATGCCCGTCCATTCGTACGCCGCACGCAGCTTCTCCGGGTCATCCTGGTCCTCTGGCAACAGCTTCACCGTGTGCGCCAGTGATTTTCTCAGCGCCTGGCTGAGAATCGGGTTGACCGTGTCGTCTCGCGAGAGGCCTTCTTCCCGGCCCGGCGCAGCGAGTCGGTGCCCACCGACCACGAGCGACCGGTCCACCAcccgacgggcgcgggcagggTGGGGGCcagcctgctcgccgtcccTCACCTGCGTGTCCTCGGGCCCTCGATGGACCAGGTACACGTCCGAATCCTGGAGCCAGACGTAGCTGtgcgccagctgcgcggtccccggcggcggctccagggCGGAGACCTGCCCGCGCACGGGGACAATGAGGCCCGTCATCTTGGGCAGCAGGTACGACGTGTACGCATTGCTCGCGAGGAGGACCTCCCTGGCGCAGACCTGGCCCCTCCGCGTGTGCACGATCCACGAGGAGCCGCTCCTCTGGAGATGCTCGACCGGGGTGCTCGTCTGCAGGTTGaacgcagacggcgacgacgggttCTCCTCCAGGAGCCGCTCCAGGAGCCAGGCAACCAGCTTGTACGGCCAGcacttggccgccttgggctGGTACACggcgcccagggcctcgGGGATGCGCTGTgccgccagctcctccttgtcgAGGATCAGGACCGCCTTGTCGCGGAGGTCCTCGTGCTTCTGCAGGCGCCTGATCTgcgtcttggccgcgtcgagagCGTCCTGCTCGAAGATGGCGTGCATCCCGCCGACGACTTTCCAGTCGCACGGGATGTCAAActtggcgacgagctcgtcgatgaggttGAACGTGGCCAGCTCGAAGCGAGCGACCGCGGCGGACGTCTTCCATACCATGGGCTGGCAATGGCCGCCATTCTGCGATATCGGATCAGTTCAGCCAGCCACCCCAGAATTGCTCAAAAGAAAACAAAACCAAAATTTTGAACCATGGAGCAAGACACAATCGGCATCGAAAAGAAAAGATGACGAAAACAAAGAAAGCACAAGGTCAAGCAAACAAAAAGGAAAAGACTTACACGCCCCGTCGCGCCCCAGCACGCCTCCCGGGCCTCGAGCATCAGCacgccccgcccgcccgcgaccagctcccgcgcggcaaaggcgcccgtgatgccgctgccgatgacgaccacgtcggccgtgggcggcagATGCGCCGTGGTTCGATGGCCCAGCAGCTTCTTGGACGGGTCGCGGTGCCAGTACGAGTgcgtgctgcgcggcgtcggcagctcggcctggccgtcCTGTAGCGATGACACCGTCATGATTGCTTGCCGCTTCACTTCACCTCGCGTTTCGTGTTGCGCAAGAGATAGATAGATACACTTGTACAGGAGACGCCAGGAGGCGGCCAGAGGGCGTGAATAAATGTGTTGAGCGGGCGAATATATGGGATGTCGGTGGTTGCTCGTTACGGTTGGTCTGCCCCTCACTTGGCTAAAAAGGGGTACGGCTTCCAGATGCAAGACACGGGAGACGCACGTCGTGACATAATTGAACCTACAATTGGTGTACCTAGCAACTTACTTTGCTGTGCCATCCACGTCACAAATTACGACCAAGACGCGCAATACCCTCCTCGCTCGGCCTTGGTCCCTTCGTTTGTTCATTCAATGCAAACACACCATCACTCAAAGCATCTCAGCGGCTGGCTAATAGCATATTCAGTCCATTCATCATCGTTAGAATCGTGAGCAGCACCAAATCAGACCGGCTTCGGGGCCATCGCCTCGAGATCCATGTTGCTCAGACGAGCTCTACCAATGCCTCCTCCCGCCTAATACCCAGTGTATACCTGTACATGGCCCGGAGCTGCCCCTGCTGAGATTGTCATGCAGTGCTCTGGCCGCCTTTCTTCAACGAACTCATATACTCTGTACACGCCGTCCCAACACTTGGAGACGcactccctcccccttccccccggTCTGCAGCTCTTCGACTGAGACAAGGCCCCTCAAGGCCAACACCAAGCAGAGGCGTGTATCGTGTATCCCTCCCCCAACGCAGCGTGTATCGCGAGACTTTTTGACCCAGGACTCGGCGATCTCGCGCGCTCCTCCCAAGCCCCACAAGGGGCCACATCTCAACAGACAAAGGAAAACATCTTGTCGTCGTGTGtcgtggcctcgtcgtgtAGTGCATAAGCAAACGTTCGGGTCGTTGTCGCTTCAAACAGGACATGTTCCTTCCCTGCGCCGACCCAATGATAGACTCGCCAAACTCCCATGTGTTATCCGCCCATACGTTTTCCAGTACGCATGCCGAACAGTTCCAATGCTAGTTGgcccaacaccaccaacgGGCAATCCCAAGACGAGTGCGGAGCCGTTTCCATCAGCTCCTCTGTCGACCCTCGTCTAAACATCCGTCATTTCCGTGTCGCAATCCAGAGAGGCAATCGCCACAGGCATCATCTCCGCCGGGCCCCAGTTGCCTTCGTAGACTGTGGCTGGAGCATTTCGATGCTCCGATACCCAGCGCAGGCCCTCCAGCTCAAGTACCTGGCTGATGGTGGGTCGCTCCGCCGGGTCTTCTGCTGTCATCCACTTCACAATCGAGTCGAGGGAACTCGGGTGGAAAGACTCCACCATGAAATCCGGGGGCTGTCGCAGCTCCGACCGCTTAAGTGATCCAAAGAGGTTGTTGGCGCTGTGGGAACCCTCGTCCAGCAAATCGTCGCTGTTGCCCGTTGGGTTGCCGGTTGCGTCACGCTGCACCTCGATCGATGGGTTCCACGTAAGGCTTGGAACCTCGGAGAGGTCGCCCGACCTTAGAGCTACCCAAGTAGGGCCATTCTCCGGCAGGGAGCAGTTGGTCGCCATTTCCAGGGTCATGAGCCCCAGGGAAAAGATGTCGGCGGgtttgcctgccttgcctcgcagCATCTCCGGGGCCATGTACTCGCGATCACCTTCCACATCGACCTCTTCTGTCGGTGAAGTGCTAGGCTGAGCAAGGCCAAAATCCCCAATCTTCAGGGCCCCCTCAAAAGTGATGAGAATATTCGCCGGCTTCATGTCCAGATGCATGTAGCCGATGTCGTGGATTTCTTTCAATCCCTGCGCACAACGTTAGCATACCACTCCAGTAAGCAGGCAGAAGAGTGCGGCCACTTACCAAGCACAGGTCCTGCAAGATCTTAAAGATGCGGAAGTCATCCAAACGCCCGCCGCATCCCACAGTGGCCAAAAACTTGTCCAGTGTGCCTTCTTCGCAGAACTCCGTCTGTATATACAAATGGAAATTGTGTTCCCAGCTGTCGACATATTGAACCACATGCTCGGCATGCGTAAGCGCCTGTAGGGCGAAGACCTCCCGCAGCTTGATCTGTCGGTCCTTGTGGCCATGATAGGCTTGCTTGCTCTTTTTGACAGCAAACACCTGCCCTTTTGCTGGACTGCGGCTGGGCGTGAAGCTGCCTGCCGAGAAGACGTTGGCGTGCTCCAGCTTGGTCACGCGATAGACCGTGGAGAactcgccgcggccaactTGCTCAACTTTGTCAAACCTTGAGTACAGGCTCgcatcgacatcgacgcTGCCCGTGCGGCCGTTAATTGGCGTCACAAAGATGCTGCTAGTAGATGATCTGAAGTCACGGCCCGCTGTGGGCGTAACAGGAGGCGGCATGCTGCTTTCTCGGTGGTTGTCGGACGCCTGGGATATAGACAACCGACTTGTATCAAGAGGCAGCAGGCTCTCCTGAGGAGTCTGAggcgtccgccgcccgtcaACAGGACTCGCTGGATCAACAGATGCAAGCTTAGTGAATGTACTCTCCGATCGGGGTACGGATAGTAGTGAGGTCTGAGGGGCGagcggagacggcgccaTGATGCCCCTGTGGACTCTCGAGCGGCTGAatgacggccgcggcgccaagCAGGGGGTGGGGGACGGTTCGCGATCGATGGTCGGTGGCCGACTAGTGCACACGATGgatgcctcgtcgtccccggccgTCGACTCGCTGACAACGTCGAGATTCGACTTACACGTTGACTCTCGCGAAGGAGCAGGCTTCGCGGCCGAAAGGGGGAGGGTAAACGTCCGGCTCGCGCTCGGGCTCTCGAGTGACTGTTCGCTCAGATTGCTCAAGCTGGAAGCAAGCGTGTTCTTGGTGGGCGTAGGCGGTATATCCGCATCGAGCGCGCTAGATAGCTCATTGGACTCGTCAAAGAGCATTCGATCCTCGCCTTCCAGGCTTAGAAGGCTACCACGACGAGATCCCTTCGCCGCTGAACCGCGCTGGAAGATGGAAAGACCTTTTCCGGGTTGGCCAAAGGTGTCCGTCCCCCGGCTAGATGGCCTGTTGAAAGGTGTAGAAGGGATGCCCGCAAAAGAATTCCGGTTGTTCCCTTTTCTTTTGATAGCACTTCCTGAAAGCGGGGGAAAGGTCGCAAACGGATTCGACTGCTTCTTGCAAGGTGTGTCTGGCGGCGCAAACTTCTTCTCGTCATCTTCCGGGTTGCGGTTCACCTTGGAGATGAGTCCTGTCGAGTTGAAGGCGCCGAACCAAAGCTGACTGGATTGGCTTGGGGTTGCGACAGACCTGGACTGGTCGTACATCGGGCGGGCCACTGGTCGCGTTGCGTTGAGCGGCAACGAACGAGAAAATGGATGCGGCTTGGGCTTTTCCACAACCTGAACGGCAGGTGCGTCGCCGGATGTCTCCTCGGTCAGGCTGTTGCCGGAGCTTGAAGTCGTGAGAGACTTGGAGAGAGGGTGAGGCTGATGACCCTTGGCATCAAAAGCATGCATCGATGCGTTAGGCAGCGGAGCGCCCGGGCCGAAAGGGCTGTCGCGGGAAAGTTGCGGCGGCAGGAAATGCTCCGTCGAAAGACGGGGTCTATTGCGAACTGGTGTGGCCGCCTCAGCACTCATTTGTGCAAGTTGGCGCTCGCCCGTCCTCCTTCCCCAGGAGCCTTTGTCGCCATATCGCTGTTGCAATGTAGATTTTCGCAGGGATGAGGACCGCTTCGGCACGTTGGAAGCGGGCGAAGGGGAGAACAAGGTATCACGAGAGGGAGTGgtttcgtcctcgtcgccgccaccttcGATAGCTCCGGCCAGCTCGTATTCAGGTTGAGAGTCTTCGTGGATATCGAAGTTGTGGGATGTGCTTGTGTTGGTGCCAAAGATGTTGAAGTCATCAGTTTGAGCGAAGCTTGAAATCCCATGCAAGCTTCGTCTCTTGGCAACAGGGCTGCCCTGATGGGGGTGGTCCAGGTTCATGGTCGCATCACTGCGCTTCAgtgcgcccgtcgtcgttaCCATGTACGATTCGTTGTTGGAGTCCAGGGCTTTCAGGAACGAGTACTGCGACGCGATTCCAGTAACGTCAATGTGGACGCTATGGCGCGCGGGCCTGTCCGAACTCTTACGCGTTACTGTGCCAAAGGTGGCTCCGGTATTTTCCTGGCCGGGTgaagccgtcgacgggggAGAAGGCGATGGCGTGTACGACACGTTTGCTGcgtccggcgcggcgctcaaggcTCGTTTCAGAGGACTCCTGGGCGAGACGCGTGCTCTGGCGAGCGGTCGTGAGGGCGAAGATGTCTTTGCAGATTTGGCTGAGCGAAGTGACAACCTGACGTTTGTGCGCTGCGGCGTGAAGGAAGACTGGTGCGACGTAGACGCGTGTGCCGAAGTCACGGCCGGAGGAGCCGTCTGCGGGTGCGAAGGGGCCAGATGCGGTCGATGTGGTGTTGGGCCAAAGCGTCGACAGGGCGACTGTGGTGAATCTTGCTGGGAGCTTTCGGAGCTCTGTGAACTTGCGCGAGACAAGAACTTGGAGGGTGATCTCGAGATGGAGCGTCGCAAACTGCGGATGCCTGGCGTCACGTCCATGTGATGGGCATGCGTAGGCGATGGCAGTGCAAGCGTGCCTCCAACACCGTTAGAGAAAGACATTGTGACTGCGCAGGAATGGAATGCGGGTGTTTGACAGCTTTGTAGAAGGGTGTGTTTCGGTGCGGAATGTTGACGCAGGCGGAGGGGCAGAAGTACAAGCAATGGTTTATATGTAATGATCGTGCTTGTTGTCTAGGAGGCTCGAGTGCAACAACAATGATTAGGTTTGTCGGTCGTTGCGTGGTGTCGAGTAAAAACTTGACCGACGCGAAACGTCAACCTGCTTCTGCAGGTTCGTCGTGACGGACGTCGTTGGTGGCGCCCGATTTTCGGCAAGCGTGTATGCTCGAACGAAGGCTGTCTCGCCACTCTGGCGGCTCTATCCCATGACTTGCAGGAATGATGACTGAAGCTGGCAGAAGCGGCGCTGACACACCGTCGGCGATCGGAGAGGCAAACGTGGCAATGGCACGATTTAGCCTGGCGCCCTTGAAGTGGTGAATGGTGCGACGTAGGGCGCGGCGTAGATGGGGTACAACTAGGTGCCGGCAGCTACAACATAGCGTTTGGTGCCGTTGCTCGTTGACTCTGCAATCCTCGTCCCGGCGAAGTCGTCGGTAGTCACGATCCCGTTTTTTTTCTCGGGTGTTGGTATGCTGACAAGCGTGAATGCGAACCCCTACCGCGGACTCGACGCAACTCGATGCGCGACAACGCTCGCTCCCCTTCTCAACACAtatcgcgcgcgcgcgcgaaaGCTGTCGGTGATTCCAAGGTTGCGGCTGTGCTGGTCGTTAGGTTTCGGGGTCGAATGCGAGAGGAAACTCAGTAGCGGGCAAGCCAACAGGCACAGGAGGCGGCGAACTGGAATGCAGGTACAAAGTCTGGGAGAGGAAAAAAAGGGCTCTGCCGTaatggagggatggatggatggacggactGGCTGGGATGGAGGGAGCGGCTGGACACCAGACGGCGCCTGGCAGGAGCGATCGATAAGTCGGGGCAAGCGTGCGCCGGGCGCGCCTGgcgagcagcgggcggcgggcggcgggcaggtgcGTGGGCGCAATCGCGGGTGACGCATTTGTTTACCGTCTTACCCGAATGGGTTAGCGTGACGCGCTGAGACGCGTCTTTCGCGGTGGGCGGGGAGAGTGGGTTGTGGGATGGTGGGCTGTGGGCTAACctcaccccctcccctccgctCCCCTCTCTCTATGTTGTGTCTGTGTTCTCCTGCCGTGCTCTGCCGTGCGTTCTGTCTTGGGGGCGTTGAAGCCTTCGACTAATGCACTAAGGCTTagtagtacgaagtaacttgCTCTCGCGTTCCGTGGATGTAGGTCGTATAGAGTACATAGCACTTCAGACGGGCACGACGGTACCACCCGCTCACCTGGCTGAACTCGTTTCTTCCAGAGTCTGGCTCAAATGGTGCCCAGTACTGCCTACTTGGTGTGACTTGCCGTACTCGTATAGGCGCCTTAGGTACCTTGCTTCGCGGATGAAGACGCCGAGAAAGACGGTGGCAGCTGCCAGACGTCGGGAAGAGTGGAGAGACCTTTCCTTCACTGCCCACGGCCTCAAGACATTGCATTTCTTGTTTCCTCGAGACACGTACAATGGCCTACCCGTTGGACACTGGCTTCCGATCTCCGAACAATAACAAGCGGCTCCTTGTCTGCGCCTCTTGTGCGATTCATGGCCCGCCATCACGCCCCCCCAGGGGACACGGTAGACTCTGTGACGCCGTTTGCCAGACCAGAGCCTCGAACCGTCCCGCGGCCCGCCGCTTCTGAGACCAGCGGGGGAAAAACGGAACAACAAGAGGTTGTCGAGCGCGGCTGTTGCGACTGCTTCGCCTGCTCACCTACTCCGTAGTAGGtacctgcctggcctggccagAGTCTGGACGGCCACAACAGTTGCATCCGCGCCCAAGCACAAGGTGATCCACTGACGCGCtccaggcaggccagggTCCAAGGGACCACATCCGTCATGTCGCCGTCCGCCTTCTCATCCTCCCGGCCGCtacgccaggccaggccaggcgcTGAAGTGGATGGGCCAGACGCCGCCCACCAACACCAGGCGATGACATGTGTCGTCGATCACGAGGCGGTTTCAGACCCGGGCATCCAAGTCTCGTGCGAttcgccaccgccacccgTCAACAAGGCTTCTCGCTCTCCGGCAGTCTGTTAACCTGCGTGTTTGGCAGCGGGAGGGCAGGGCGTCTCGCGGATCTTAGACCAAGCATCCGACTCGTCCATCCTCGCGCGTCGACAGTCGATCGCCAACTCGTGCCTGAACCACACCCAAGGCACCCACAAACCACACAAGCAATGTCGTGTTCGCAGGACCTGCTGCAGAGTAGCGCTCGCATCGTGCTCGGGTGCTCTGCTCACGCAGGGCCTCTGCAGCCCCCTTGCCTCGtctgccgcctcgtccgacCTCCCCAGGGCTGTGCCCAGGCTGGCCTCAAGTTTGCGCACCCCCATGGTCGCGTGTCGAGGTGGTGTGGCAATTTCTGATGATCAAAACAAACAACAAAACATCGCCATCGGGTCGTTgttttttatttttatttttatcCAATCCCCTCCACTGCGCAGTGATGCAGGGTTTCGAGATTGCGCATTAGATTGCATTTAATTATGAAGGCAGCCTACACCCTGAGGCCGTGGGATTTTTTTTCATGCTACGACGCAGAAaacccccccttttcccttGCAAGTTCATTTCGCTTCCCCGTCGATAGTCCGGGGTCGGGACCCACGGCCTAGCGAGCCCGCAgtcagcgcctcgccgtccatgcCGATTAGTTACCTGATCCCCTAATCAAGGTTATCGTCGTGTCGATTGTGTGGGTGAGAGGCTCTGGGGCCAGCCGACAGGACTGACACGAACTCCTTGACTTGCATCGTCGTGCTGGGGCTGTCTGGCCTGGCCCGTGCTGGCGAAACCAGTGCATAACGCCGCAAGCCGCAAGCTGCAATGCATGTCACATCAGTGCTCCGCAAACGAAGAAGAAAGAATTGTGTTGTCAGACCCAGGATTGTGTTGCACACGCCGTCTGGTGTGCGTTTGCGCTCGTGTGGAGAAGCCCTCGAGTTTC from Purpureocillium takamizusanense chromosome 6, complete sequence encodes:
- the SWE1 gene encoding Non-specific serine/threonine protein kinase (EggNog:ENOG503NUW3~COG:D~BUSCO:EOG09260W9L) yields the protein MSFSNGVGGTLALPSPTHAHHMDVTPGIRSLRRSISRSPSKFLSRASSQSSESSQQDSPQSPCRRFGPTPHRPHLAPSHPQTAPPAVTSAHASTSHQSSFTPQRTNVRLSLRSAKSAKTSSPSRPLARARVSPRSPLKRALSAAPDAANVSYTPSPSPPSTASPGQENTGATFGTVTRKSSDRPARHSVHIDVTGIASQYSFLKALDSNNESYMVTTTGALKRSDATMNLDHPHQGSPVAKRRSLHGISSFAQTDDFNIFGTNTSTSHNFDIHEDSQPEYELAGAIEGGGDEDETTPSRDTLFSPSPASNVPKRSSSLRKSTLQQRYGDKGSWGRRTGERQLAQMSAEAATPVRNRPRLSTEHFLPPQLSRDSPFGPGAPLPNASMHAFDAKGHQPHPLSKSLTTSSSGNSLTEETSGDAPAVQVVEKPKPHPFSRSLPLNATRPVARPMYDQSRSVATPSQSSQLWFGAFNSTGLISKVNRNPEDDEKKFAPPDTPCKKQSNPFATFPPLSGSAIKRKGNNRNSFAGIPSTPFNRPSSRGTDTFGQPGKGLSIFQRGSAAKGSRRGSLLSLEGEDRMLFDESNELSSALDADIPPTPTKNTLASSLSNLSEQSLESPSASRTFTLPLSAAKPAPSRESTCKSNLDVVSESTAGDDEASIVCTSRPPTIDREPSPTPCLAPRPSFSRSRVHRGIMAPSPLAPQTSLLSVPRSESTFTKLASVDPASPVDGRRTPQTPQESLLPLDTSRLSISQASDNHRESSMPPPVTPTAGRDFRSSTSSIFVTPINGRTGSVDVDASLYSRFDKVEQVGRGEFSTVYRVTKLEHANVFSAGSFTPSRSPAKGQVFAVKKSKQAYHGHKDRQIKLREVFALQALTHAEHVVQYVDSWEHNFHLYIQTEFCEEGTLDKFLATVGCGGRLDDFRIFKILQDLCLGLKEIHDIGYMHLDMKPANILITFEGALKIGDFGLAQPSTSPTEEVDVEGDREYMAPEMLRGKAGKPADIFSLGLMTLEMATNCSLPENGPTWVALRSGDLSEVPSLTWNPSIEVQRDATGNPTGNSDDLLDEGSHSANNLFGSLKRSELRQPPDFMVESFHPSSLDSIVKWMTAEDPAERPTISQVLELEGLRWVSEHRNAPATVYEGNWGPAEMMPVAIASLDCDTEMTDV
- a CDS encoding uncharacterized protein (COG:E~EggNog:ENOG503NXYA) gives rise to the protein MTVSSLQDGQAELPTPRSTHSYWHRDPSKKLLGHRTTAHLPPTADVVVIGSGITGAFAARELVAGGRGVLMLEAREACWGATGRNGGHCQPMVWKTSAAVARFELATFNLIDELVAKFDIPCDWKVVGGMHAIFEQDALDAAKTQIRRLQKHEDLRDKAVLILDKEELAAQRIPEALGAVYQPKAAKCWPYKLVAWLLERLLEENPSSPSAFNLQTSTPVEHLQRSGSSWIVHTRRGQVCAREVLLASNAYTSYLLPKMTGLIVPVRGQVSALEPPPGTAQLAHSYVWLQDSDVYLVHRGPEDTQVRDGEQAGPHPARARRVVDRSLVVGGHRLAAPGREEGLSRDDTVNPILSQALRKSLAHTVKLLPEDQDDPEKLRAAYEWTGIMGYSRDHMPWVGRVPASLTSSSSSSGVVGTDDVEKGLWISAGYTGHGMPVAARCGVAVAEMILGKEGGVQVPRGWMASARRAERARGLELPKTRADMLDMLLVE
- a CDS encoding uncharacterized protein (COG:E~EggNog:ENOG503NXYA), which codes for MVWKTSAAVARFELATFNLIDELVAKFDIPCDWKVVGGMHAIFEQDALDAAKTQIRRLQKHEDLRDKAVLILDKEELAAQRIPEALGAVYQPKAAKCWPYKLVAWLLERLLEENPSSPSAFNLQTSTPVEHLQRSGSSWIVHTRRGQVCAREVLLASNAYTSYLLPKMTGLIVPVRGQVSALEPPPGTAQLAHSYVWLQDSDVYLVHRGPEDTQVRDGEQAGPHPARARRVVDRSLVVGGHRLAAPGREEGLSRDDTVNPILSQALRKSLAHTVKLLPEDQDDPEKLRAAYEWTGIMGYSRDHMPWVGRVPASLTSSSSSSGVVGTDDVEKGLWISAGYTGHGMPVAARCGVAVAEMILGKEGGVQVPRGWMASARRAERARGLELPKTRADMLDMLLVE